CACGGCCCTCGGCGCGGTAGTTGGGCGTCGTATAGGGGCCGGATGCATGCACAGGCACGCGGTTGGCCACCGTCGGCCCCCAGCTTGCATAAGGGCCGGTGTTGAAATCGCCGGCAAAGACCATGCCGGTGACATGACCATCGGCGTCGGTACCGATGGTCGCTTTCATCTCGGCCGGATGGCGCTTGGTGGTCGACATCATCGATTCGTTGCGGGTGTAGGCAAGGGCTGCCGGCCGGCCCGTCTTCAGCGCCACCAGGCCGATCAGCGGCTGCAGCGAGACGTCGAGTTTCGAGCCGAAGCCACCACCGGTCGCGGTCGGCACGATGCGGACCTTGTCGACGGCAAGGCCGAGCACTTTCGCCGTATCGTCGCGGTCCATGTAGGGCGCCTGGGTGCAGGCGACGACGACCAGCGTGTCGCCGTCCATATAGGCATGGCCGGCCTCCGGCTCGATATAGGCGTGCTCGACATAGGAGGTGTCGATCGCGCCCGACACGGTGACGGCTGCATTGGCGACTGCGGCTTCGGGATCGCCGCGTTCGACGAAGCCCTTGGTCAACAGGTTGGCCGGGCGGTTGTCATGGATCCGCGCCGCGCCTTCGGCCTGCGCTTCGCCGATATGCAGCACATGCGGCAGCTCGGTCCAACGGATGGGGAAATCCGACAGGTCGAGATCGAGGATCGCCTCGCGCTCGCCCGCGACCAGAGCCACCGCCTCGCCGCGCAGCCGGGCAAAGCCGTCGGCGAGTGCCGGCTGGTCGGCGAAGGGACCAATGACGCCGAAACAGTTTTTGCCCGGAATGTCGGCTGCGGTGAAGACGCCGGCGACACCAGGATGTCTCTTCGCCCAATCGTCAAGGTCACCGAAGACGAAGCTGGCATGATAATGCGGCGAACGGACCACCAGCACGGCAAGGGCGTCGACGGGAAAGGAATCGCCGCCGAATTTTTCGTCTCCAGTGACTTTCGGCACACCGTCGAGCCGGATCGGGGAGGAGCCGACGGCCTTGCCCGAGATTGGCATTCTGCGGTCAAGCTCACGATCCAATCGTGAGTGTTGGCGCTGCCCCTCACCGTTACCCTCTCCCCGTGAAGAACGGGGAGAGGGGGGCGCCAGCGATGCGGCTAATCCCTTCTCCCCGTCACCTAACGGGGAGGTGAGGAGTGGTCCGCGCAGCGGACGAAAGCCAATTGCTTGGCTTTCCGAATGACGAACGCCGGCAGGCGGATGAGGGGCAGCGCTGTCGGTCGACGGTTCGGACCGCCCCGCCTCCATCACCGCCGCGATGATCTTCCGGTAGCCGGTGCAGCGGCACAAAACGCCGCCCAGCGCATCCTGAACTTCGGTCTCGGTCGGGCTGGGTTTTTTCTCCAGCAGCGCCGTCGCCGCGACCAGCAGCGCCGGCGTGCAGATGCCGCACTGCGCCGCGCCATGCGCGAGGAAAGATGATTGCAGCGCCGACAGCCGGCCATTGGCCAGTCCTTCGACCGTCGTCACCGATGCGCCAGCGGCCGAGGCCGCCGGCATCAGGCAGGCGCAGACCGGATCGCCGTCGACCAGCACCGTGCAGGCGCCGCAATCGCCTGCGTCGCAGCCGACCTTTGTGCCGGTAAGCCGCAATTCGTCGCGCAAGACCTGCGACAGCCGGCGCAGCGGCGGCACATTGACCGAGACGGCGGCGCCATTGACCTTGAAAGCAATGTCGGCGCGCTCAAGGCCAAGGCCCGGTGGAACTCCGCCCGGATCGGTCCGGGTTTCGCTGACGTCAGGCAGCACCGGGCTCATGTCAGGCTGAGCTTGTCTCATGCCGCCGCCACCATGTGGCCGTTCGTCGGTCCGGCTGCCGTCAGCACGGCCCGCGCGACGATCTCGCGCACCGCGTCGAGCCGGTACTCGGCGCTGCCGCGCACATCGGCGATTGGTGAGAGCTCGGTCATCGGCGCGGACTGCACCGCAGCCGCAAGCCCGTCATCGGCCCGTCGACCACGCAAGGCCTGCTCGACACCGGCAAGGCGCTTGGCAACCGCTGAACAGGAGCCAACGGCAACCGCTGCTTCCGTGACCGTACCGTTTTCAACGACAAGGCGCGCCGCCACCATGGCAATGGAAATGACGAGATAGCGCCGTGCGCCCAGCTTGAAGAAAGCTGACGTGCCGGCCGGTTTCGGCACGCGGATGGCCGTTACCATTTCGCCAGGTTTCAGAGCGGTGCGGCGGTTGCCAAGAATGAAATCCGGCAAGGACAGATGGCGCGTCGCGGCTGTCGAACTGAGCTCGACCTCGGCATCGAGGATCAGCAGGCCGGGCACGCCGTCGGCGGCCGGCGAGGCGTTGCAGAGATTGCCGGCGACCGAGGCAACATTCTGGATCTGCGGCGAACCGACCTCGCGCGCGGCCTGTTTCAGCGCGTCGAAAGCCGGCGGTAAGGGATGCCTGATGATGTCGGTCCATGTCGTGCGGGCGCCGATGACAAAGTGGTCATCCGTTTCAAAGATACCGCGCAACGAAGTCAAACCGTTGATGTCGAGGACATTGTCGCGGAAGGGTTTGGCACCCTGTGCCGGATAGAAATCCGTGCCACCGGCCAGGATGCGCCACGCGCCCTCGCCAAGCAACGCGAGAGCCTCGTCGACCGTGGTGGGTTTCGCGTAACGGATCACGCTTTGCCTTCCCAGAGAATGAGCCTTCCCGAATTTGGCCCGCCCAGGACCTCTTGCCTGGAGTTTCTTGCCGGTTCCCGAAACCGGAAATTCATTCGTATGCAAATGATATCAAGCCGGTGGAAATTGTCAAAGCCAGAGTTTGCACCGTGCCGGCAGCGGGTGAGCCGAAACGCATTTGTTATGGCATGGGAGGTTGACGCGGCTGGCCTTCTGGTCAAGTTTCTGCGTCCGGTCGCGTCAGCGGCATCTTTCTGCTGTAGCCTGAGCCACATGACAGAGAAGAAGGAGGCCTCATGGCCGACGAAGCGGTTGTTGTGATCGACCTGCAGAATGACTTTTGCCCGGGCGGCGCGCTGGCCGTGACCGGCGGCGACGAGATCGTGCCGCTGGTCAACGACATGATCCGGCGAGCCGACCATGTCGTGCTGACGCAGGACTGGCATCCCGCCGGCCATTCGAGCTTCGCCTCCAGCCATCCGGGCGCACAGCCCTTCACGATGATAGACATGCCCTATGGCCCGCAGACGCTGTGGCCCGACCATTGCATCCAGGGCAGCCTGGGTTCGGATTTCCACTCCGGTCTTGCCTGGACCAAGGCCGAACTCGTTATCCGCAAGGGATTTCGCCCTGACATCGACAGCTATTCGGCCTTCTTCGAGAATGACCATACGACGCCTACCGGTCTCGCCGGCTATCTCAGGGAACGGGGCATCGACACGCTGACCCTGGTCGGCCTGGCGACCGATTTCTGTGTCGGCTTCTCGGCACTGGATGCTGTCAGCCAGGGGTTCAAGACCACCGTCCGGCTCGATGCCTGTCGCGGTATCGACCTCAACGGATCCCTCGACGCGATGCTGCAGCGCATGCGCGATGCCGGCGTGGCGCTTGAAGACAGTTTGACGGACTGAACAGTGGGGTATCGGGGAGACTTTTTGCGGATCACCGCAGGTGTGATGACGGGTGCGGTCATCGCGATAGCGGTGACGATCCCGGGCGTGGCCTTCGCGGCCGAGGAACACGGATTGTCGGGTGAAGCGATGTCGTTGTGGTGGGTGCTGCCATTCGCCGGCCTGCTGCTGTCGATTGCCACCGGGCCGCTGCTGTTCCACCATGTCTGGGACCCACACTACGGCAAGATCGCGGCCCTCTGGGCCGCCCTTGCGGTTGTACCGCTGGCGCTTGCCTTCGGCGTCCCATCGGCGACCGAGGCAGTGCTGCATGCGCTGCTCACCGAATACATGCCGTTCATCATCTTGCTGTTCGCGCTGTTCACCATTTCGGGGGGCATTCTGGTCGCCGGCAACATCCACGGCACGCCGCTGGTCAATGCCGGATTGCTGCTCACCGGCGCGCTGCTCGCTTCGGTCATCGGCACGACGGGCGCCTCGATGATCCTGATCCGGCCGGTCATCCGCGCCAACGACGCCAGGCCGTTCAACGCCCATGTCATCGTCTTCTTCATCTTCTTGGTGTCCAACATCGGCGGCTCGCTGACGCCGCTCGGCGACCCGCCGCTGTTCGTCGGCTTTCTGCGCGGCGTCGATTTCTTCTGGACGACCACGAACCTCTACCGGGAGACGCTGTTTACCGGCGGTGTCGTGCTTGCGGTATTTCTCGCCATCGACATCACCCTGCATCGGCGCGAGGCCGGGGCGCCGAAAATCAAGGATCCGACACCGGATTCGAAAGTGCGCATTCGCGGCCTGCCCAACGTTCCGCTGCTGGCCGGCGTCATCGGTGCCATCCTGCTGTCGGCCAGCTGGAATCCTGGAGTGAGCATCTCCATTCAAGGGGTGACTCTTGAACTGCAGAACCTGGTCCGCGACGCGATCATCCTGATCCTCGCCTTCGCTTCCCTTGCCGTCTCGCGCAAGGAATACCGCCAAGCGAACGGCTTCAACTGGGGGCCGATCGCGGAGGTGGCGAAATTGTTTGCCGGCATCTTCATCTGCATCGTGCCGGTCGTCGCCATCCTGAGAGCCGGCCATGACGGCGCGCTGGCGCCGTTGGTCGCGCTCGTCACCTCGGGCCATGGCACGCCCAACGATCTCGCCTATTTCTGGCTGACCGGAGCATTGTCGTCCTTCCTGGACAATGCGCCGACCTATCTGGTGTTCTTCGAGCTTGCCGGCGGCGATCCACGGCACCTGATGACCGAGCTTGCCTCGACGCTCGCCGCGATTTCAGCCGGCGCGGTGTTCATGGGCGCCAACACCTATGTCGGCAATGCACCCAACTTCATGGTCTATGCCATCGCCCGACAGTACGGTGTGAAGATGCCTGGCTTTTTTGGCTACATACTTTGGTCAGGGCTGGTG
The genomic region above belongs to Mesorhizobium sp. B4-1-4 and contains:
- the pncA gene encoding bifunctional nicotinamidase/pyrazinamidase, yielding MADEAVVVIDLQNDFCPGGALAVTGGDEIVPLVNDMIRRADHVVLTQDWHPAGHSSFASSHPGAQPFTMIDMPYGPQTLWPDHCIQGSLGSDFHSGLAWTKAELVIRKGFRPDIDSYSAFFENDHTTPTGLAGYLRERGIDTLTLVGLATDFCVGFSALDAVSQGFKTTVRLDACRGIDLNGSLDAMLQRMRDAGVALEDSLTD
- a CDS encoding molybdopterin-dependent oxidoreductase; this translates as MSPVLPDVSETRTDPGGVPPGLGLERADIAFKVNGAAVSVNVPPLRRLSQVLRDELRLTGTKVGCDAGDCGACTVLVDGDPVCACLMPAASAAGASVTTVEGLANGRLSALQSSFLAHGAAQCGICTPALLVAATALLEKKPSPTETEVQDALGGVLCRCTGYRKIIAAVMEAGRSEPSTDSAAPHPPAGVRHSESQAIGFRPLRGPLLTSPLGDGEKGLAASLAPPSPRSSRGEGNGEGQRQHSRLDRELDRRMPISGKAVGSSPIRLDGVPKVTGDEKFGGDSFPVDALAVLVVRSPHYHASFVFGDLDDWAKRHPGVAGVFTAADIPGKNCFGVIGPFADQPALADGFARLRGEAVALVAGEREAILDLDLSDFPIRWTELPHVLHIGEAQAEGAARIHDNRPANLLTKGFVERGDPEAAVANAAVTVSGAIDTSYVEHAYIEPEAGHAYMDGDTLVVVACTQAPYMDRDDTAKVLGLAVDKVRIVPTATGGGFGSKLDVSLQPLIGLVALKTGRPAALAYTRNESMMSTTKRHPAEMKATIGTDADGHVTGMVFAGDFNTGPYASWGPTVANRVPVHASGPYTTPNYRAEGRAIHTHGPISGAFRGFGVPQATIMQETLYDALAGELGMDRLDFRLKNCLRNGSETVTGQRLELGVGIAECLEALRPHWGRATADSDAFNRTHTDIKRGVGLASCWYGCGNTSLPNPSTIRVGIAASGDVILHQGAVDIGQGSNTVITQICADALGLPLENFRLKSADTAISPDAGKTSASRQTFVTGKAAEKAGRALRETILRYANVSENASLQLDGSAILILEGDAARRIDLASLDVDADGFVFRAEETYDPPTLPLDAKGQGKPYAVYGYGAQIAELEVDLKLGTVKLIKITAAHDVGKAINPLLVEGQIEGGIAQGIGMALMEEYIPGRTENLHDYLIPTIGDVPPIETILVEVPDPEGPFGAKGLGEHVLIPTAPAILNAIRHATGVLVTKIPATPTRIRAALREKEARP
- a CDS encoding FAD binding domain-containing protein, with protein sequence MIRYAKPTTVDEALALLGEGAWRILAGGTDFYPAQGAKPFRDNVLDINGLTSLRGIFETDDHFVIGARTTWTDIIRHPLPPAFDALKQAAREVGSPQIQNVASVAGNLCNASPAADGVPGLLILDAEVELSSTAATRHLSLPDFILGNRRTALKPGEMVTAIRVPKPAGTSAFFKLGARRYLVISIAMVAARLVVENGTVTEAAVAVGSCSAVAKRLAGVEQALRGRRADDGLAAAVQSAPMTELSPIADVRGSAEYRLDAVREIVARAVLTAAGPTNGHMVAAA
- a CDS encoding sodium:proton antiporter, whose protein sequence is MTGAVIAIAVTIPGVAFAAEEHGLSGEAMSLWWVLPFAGLLLSIATGPLLFHHVWDPHYGKIAALWAALAVVPLALAFGVPSATEAVLHALLTEYMPFIILLFALFTISGGILVAGNIHGTPLVNAGLLLTGALLASVIGTTGASMILIRPVIRANDARPFNAHVIVFFIFLVSNIGGSLTPLGDPPLFVGFLRGVDFFWTTTNLYRETLFTGGVVLAVFLAIDITLHRREAGAPKIKDPTPDSKVRIRGLPNVPLLAGVIGAILLSASWNPGVSISIQGVTLELQNLVRDAIILILAFASLAVSRKEYRQANGFNWGPIAEVAKLFAGIFICIVPVVAILRAGHDGALAPLVALVTSGHGTPNDLAYFWLTGALSSFLDNAPTYLVFFELAGGDPRHLMTELASTLAAISAGAVFMGANTYVGNAPNFMVYAIARQYGVKMPGFFGYILWSGLVLIPIFLAAGFLFFGG